The following coding sequences are from one Epinephelus fuscoguttatus linkage group LG7, E.fuscoguttatus.final_Chr_v1 window:
- the tmcc1a gene encoding transmembrane and coiled-coil domains protein 1 isoform X5, with the protein MRLPAMEVILNLITADTSPLPTPTTIDRLEVSGLGQTPLAVSCGADGSFQGGEDGTPDPQRTKQAIAQLQQKILKLTEQIKIEQTARDDNVAEYLKLANNADKQQSTRIKQVFEKKNQKSAQTIQQLQRKLEHYHRKLREVEHNGIPRQPKDVLRDMQQGLKDVGAKVTGFSEGVVDSVKGGLSSFSQATHSAAGAVVSKPREIASLIRHKFGSADNIPSLKDSLDDPSVEEGVTGAGGRSLGSAGHHLQPSPKYGSEDDCSSATSGSAGANSTTGAPGGPPSSKGNTLERSQSSSLDMLLQEVQELREGQARLEDSLDGLKSHYQRDYSVVMQALQEERFRCERLEEQLNDLTELHQNEILNLKQELASMEEKIAYQSYERARDIQEALEACQTRISKMELQQQQQQVVQLEGLENATARTLLGKLINVLLALMAVLLVFVSTVANCVVPLMKTRSRSLSTLLLILLLAFLWRNWDALSGYTHRALQPPG; encoded by the exons ATGCGTCTCCCCGCCATGGAAGTCATCCTCAACCTGATAACTGCTGATACCTCTCCGCTTCCTACTCCCACCACT ATCGACCGGCTGGAGGTGAGCGGGCTGGGCCAGACACCCCTAGCTGTTTCATGTGGGGCGGACGGTTCATTCCAGGGAGGTGAGGATGGCACCCCGGACCCTCAGCGCACAAAGCAGGCAATCGCCCAGCTGCAGCAGAAAATCCTCAAGCTCACAGAGCAGATTAAGATCGAGCAGACAGCCAGGGATGACAACGTTGCAGAGTACCTCAAACTGGCCAACAATGCTGACAAACAGCAAAGCACACGCATCAAACAG GTTTTTGAAAAGAAGAACCAGAAGTCGGCGCAGACCATCCAGCAGCTGCAAAGGAAGCTGGAGCACTACCACCGGAAGCTGCGGGAAGTGGAGCACAACGGTATCCCACGCCAGCCCAAGGATGTTCTGCGGGACATGCAGCAGGGCCTGAAGGATGTCGGAGCCAAAGTCACAGGCTTCAGTGAAGGCGTGGTGGACAGCGTAAAGGGAGGCCTCTCCAGTTTCTCTCAGGCCACCCACTCCGCCGCCGGGGCCGTCGTCTCCAAACCACGGGAAATTGCGTCGCTGATTCGCCACAAATTCGGCAGCGCTGACAACATTCCCTCACTTAAAGACTCTCTGGACGACCCCTCGGTGGAAGAAGGTGTGACGGGTGCTGGCGGACGTTCACTTGGCAGCGCTGGGCATCACCTCCAGCCCAGTCCTAAGTATGGTAGTGAGGATGACTGCTCCAGTGCGACGTCAGGTTCAGCCGGGGCCAACAGCACCACAGGGGCCCCCGGAGGCCCACCAAGTTCAAAGGGCAACACACTGGAGAGGAGCCAGAGCTCCAGCCTGGACATGCTGCTGCAGGAGGTGCAGGAGCTCAGGGAGGGCCAGGCGAGGCTAGAAGATAGCCTTGATGGTTTGAAGAGCCACTATCAGAGAGACTACTCAGTTGTTATGCAAGCGCTGCAAGAGGAACGCTTCAG gtgTGAACGTCTGGAAGAGCAGCTGAACGACCTGACAGAACTCCATCAGAACGAGATCCTCAACCTCAAACAGGAGCTGGCCAGCATGGAGGAGAAGATCGCCTACCAGTCGTACGAGAGAGCCAGAGACATACAG GAGGCATTGGAGGCGTGTCAGACCAGGATCTCTAAGATggagctccagcagcagcaacagcaggtcGTGCAGTTGGAGGGGCTGGAAAACGCCACAGCCCGGACCCTCCTGGGAAAACTTATCAATGTGCTGCTGGCCCTTATGGCCGTCCTTCTGGTCTTTGTCTCAACTGTGGCCAACTGTGTAGTCCCGCTGATGAAGACGCGGTCGCGCTCGctctccaccctcctcctcatcctcctgctGGCCTTTTTGTGGAGAAACTGGGACGCTCTGTCGGGGTACACGCACCGCGCACTGCAGCCGCCGGGATGA
- the tmcc1a gene encoding transmembrane and coiled-coil domains protein 1 isoform X6, with amino-acid sequence MHWEQFLRLTNGKIDRLEVSGLGQTPLAVSCGADGSFQGGEDGTPDPQRTKQAIAQLQQKILKLTEQIKIEQTARDDNVAEYLKLANNADKQQSTRIKQVFEKKNQKSAQTIQQLQRKLEHYHRKLREVEHNGIPRQPKDVLRDMQQGLKDVGAKVTGFSEGVVDSVKGGLSSFSQATHSAAGAVVSKPREIASLIRHKFGSADNIPSLKDSLDDPSVEEGVTGAGGRSLGSAGHHLQPSPKYGSEDDCSSATSGSAGANSTTGAPGGPPSSKGNTLERSQSSSLDMLLQEVQELREGQARLEDSLDGLKSHYQRDYSVVMQALQEERFRCERLEEQLNDLTELHQNEILNLKQELASMEEKIAYQSYERARDIQEALEACQTRISKMELQQQQQQVVQLEGLENATARTLLGKLINVLLALMAVLLVFVSTVANCVVPLMKTRSRSLSTLLLILLLAFLWRNWDALSGYTHRALQPPG; translated from the exons ATGCACTGGGAACAGTTTCTCCGTTTGACCAATGGAAAG ATCGACCGGCTGGAGGTGAGCGGGCTGGGCCAGACACCCCTAGCTGTTTCATGTGGGGCGGACGGTTCATTCCAGGGAGGTGAGGATGGCACCCCGGACCCTCAGCGCACAAAGCAGGCAATCGCCCAGCTGCAGCAGAAAATCCTCAAGCTCACAGAGCAGATTAAGATCGAGCAGACAGCCAGGGATGACAACGTTGCAGAGTACCTCAAACTGGCCAACAATGCTGACAAACAGCAAAGCACACGCATCAAACAG GTTTTTGAAAAGAAGAACCAGAAGTCGGCGCAGACCATCCAGCAGCTGCAAAGGAAGCTGGAGCACTACCACCGGAAGCTGCGGGAAGTGGAGCACAACGGTATCCCACGCCAGCCCAAGGATGTTCTGCGGGACATGCAGCAGGGCCTGAAGGATGTCGGAGCCAAAGTCACAGGCTTCAGTGAAGGCGTGGTGGACAGCGTAAAGGGAGGCCTCTCCAGTTTCTCTCAGGCCACCCACTCCGCCGCCGGGGCCGTCGTCTCCAAACCACGGGAAATTGCGTCGCTGATTCGCCACAAATTCGGCAGCGCTGACAACATTCCCTCACTTAAAGACTCTCTGGACGACCCCTCGGTGGAAGAAGGTGTGACGGGTGCTGGCGGACGTTCACTTGGCAGCGCTGGGCATCACCTCCAGCCCAGTCCTAAGTATGGTAGTGAGGATGACTGCTCCAGTGCGACGTCAGGTTCAGCCGGGGCCAACAGCACCACAGGGGCCCCCGGAGGCCCACCAAGTTCAAAGGGCAACACACTGGAGAGGAGCCAGAGCTCCAGCCTGGACATGCTGCTGCAGGAGGTGCAGGAGCTCAGGGAGGGCCAGGCGAGGCTAGAAGATAGCCTTGATGGTTTGAAGAGCCACTATCAGAGAGACTACTCAGTTGTTATGCAAGCGCTGCAAGAGGAACGCTTCAG gtgTGAACGTCTGGAAGAGCAGCTGAACGACCTGACAGAACTCCATCAGAACGAGATCCTCAACCTCAAACAGGAGCTGGCCAGCATGGAGGAGAAGATCGCCTACCAGTCGTACGAGAGAGCCAGAGACATACAG GAGGCATTGGAGGCGTGTCAGACCAGGATCTCTAAGATggagctccagcagcagcaacagcaggtcGTGCAGTTGGAGGGGCTGGAAAACGCCACAGCCCGGACCCTCCTGGGAAAACTTATCAATGTGCTGCTGGCCCTTATGGCCGTCCTTCTGGTCTTTGTCTCAACTGTGGCCAACTGTGTAGTCCCGCTGATGAAGACGCGGTCGCGCTCGctctccaccctcctcctcatcctcctgctGGCCTTTTTGTGGAGAAACTGGGACGCTCTGTCGGGGTACACGCACCGCGCACTGCAGCCGCCGGGATGA
- the tmcc1a gene encoding transmembrane and coiled-coil domains protein 1 isoform X7, translating to MVQRFSLRRQYSKIDRLEVSGLGQTPLAVSCGADGSFQGGEDGTPDPQRTKQAIAQLQQKILKLTEQIKIEQTARDDNVAEYLKLANNADKQQSTRIKQVFEKKNQKSAQTIQQLQRKLEHYHRKLREVEHNGIPRQPKDVLRDMQQGLKDVGAKVTGFSEGVVDSVKGGLSSFSQATHSAAGAVVSKPREIASLIRHKFGSADNIPSLKDSLDDPSVEEGVTGAGGRSLGSAGHHLQPSPKYGSEDDCSSATSGSAGANSTTGAPGGPPSSKGNTLERSQSSSLDMLLQEVQELREGQARLEDSLDGLKSHYQRDYSVVMQALQEERFRCERLEEQLNDLTELHQNEILNLKQELASMEEKIAYQSYERARDIQEALEACQTRISKMELQQQQQQVVQLEGLENATARTLLGKLINVLLALMAVLLVFVSTVANCVVPLMKTRSRSLSTLLLILLLAFLWRNWDALSGYTHRALQPPG from the exons ATCGACCGGCTGGAGGTGAGCGGGCTGGGCCAGACACCCCTAGCTGTTTCATGTGGGGCGGACGGTTCATTCCAGGGAGGTGAGGATGGCACCCCGGACCCTCAGCGCACAAAGCAGGCAATCGCCCAGCTGCAGCAGAAAATCCTCAAGCTCACAGAGCAGATTAAGATCGAGCAGACAGCCAGGGATGACAACGTTGCAGAGTACCTCAAACTGGCCAACAATGCTGACAAACAGCAAAGCACACGCATCAAACAG GTTTTTGAAAAGAAGAACCAGAAGTCGGCGCAGACCATCCAGCAGCTGCAAAGGAAGCTGGAGCACTACCACCGGAAGCTGCGGGAAGTGGAGCACAACGGTATCCCACGCCAGCCCAAGGATGTTCTGCGGGACATGCAGCAGGGCCTGAAGGATGTCGGAGCCAAAGTCACAGGCTTCAGTGAAGGCGTGGTGGACAGCGTAAAGGGAGGCCTCTCCAGTTTCTCTCAGGCCACCCACTCCGCCGCCGGGGCCGTCGTCTCCAAACCACGGGAAATTGCGTCGCTGATTCGCCACAAATTCGGCAGCGCTGACAACATTCCCTCACTTAAAGACTCTCTGGACGACCCCTCGGTGGAAGAAGGTGTGACGGGTGCTGGCGGACGTTCACTTGGCAGCGCTGGGCATCACCTCCAGCCCAGTCCTAAGTATGGTAGTGAGGATGACTGCTCCAGTGCGACGTCAGGTTCAGCCGGGGCCAACAGCACCACAGGGGCCCCCGGAGGCCCACCAAGTTCAAAGGGCAACACACTGGAGAGGAGCCAGAGCTCCAGCCTGGACATGCTGCTGCAGGAGGTGCAGGAGCTCAGGGAGGGCCAGGCGAGGCTAGAAGATAGCCTTGATGGTTTGAAGAGCCACTATCAGAGAGACTACTCAGTTGTTATGCAAGCGCTGCAAGAGGAACGCTTCAG gtgTGAACGTCTGGAAGAGCAGCTGAACGACCTGACAGAACTCCATCAGAACGAGATCCTCAACCTCAAACAGGAGCTGGCCAGCATGGAGGAGAAGATCGCCTACCAGTCGTACGAGAGAGCCAGAGACATACAG GAGGCATTGGAGGCGTGTCAGACCAGGATCTCTAAGATggagctccagcagcagcaacagcaggtcGTGCAGTTGGAGGGGCTGGAAAACGCCACAGCCCGGACCCTCCTGGGAAAACTTATCAATGTGCTGCTGGCCCTTATGGCCGTCCTTCTGGTCTTTGTCTCAACTGTGGCCAACTGTGTAGTCCCGCTGATGAAGACGCGGTCGCGCTCGctctccaccctcctcctcatcctcctgctGGCCTTTTTGTGGAGAAACTGGGACGCTCTGTCGGGGTACACGCACCGCGCACTGCAGCCGCCGGGATGA